The genome window ATATCCAGTTTTCCAATATGCCCTTTAAACGAAAAAGCTCCGTTTTTAGCCAGTAAATTGAATTTGATTACAATATCCAGCCGTGCAGCCTTAATCATTAAAGCATTTAAATCGGCCACAGCAAAATGATTTCTGCCCAGTGAAGAAGGGTCATTGGTTACATTCAGCACGTTCCCGGTCAACTCGTCAATGTTCACTGTTCCACGCTGCTGCGACATCGGATTGTATTCCGTATAAGCAACGCTCACCTTATTTAATTTTAACGTGTCAATCGTAACTGGTATAGGTAACCGCTGTAAAGCCATATGCGGAAAATTATTTCCCTTGTTCGCGGCACCCGGCGGCATCTCCCGGTTCATGAAGACTTTGGCTGTAGTCTGGCCGATTTTCAGACTCTGCGCATGGATTACCCGGTCGGTATTAAATTTCACAAAATCTATCCCGGTAAAAGCAACTTCACCAAAAACCAGATCATACCGGTCCTTTTGAACCTTAAGCTTCCTGCTGAAAGCAAGATCAGGATACATCGGAATCATTTTAAACCCCTTGATCCGGATAGTCTGGCCGGTTGCAGATCCGGTTATGGTATCTACTTTCATTGTGTAAAGCTTATCCTTCGTTAAAGAATGGTAACCTGCCAGTTCAAATGAGACATCTTTTGCATAATAAAACCGTGTTGTATCTTTTTCAGTAGTCTCATCCAGCTTAAAATCCCTGATCTGAACATTCAAATGTTTCACCGAGTTCAGTAAACGGCCATCCGCTCCATTAATATAATCAAAATCAGCGTCTGCAATTTTAATTCCTCCTATACGGACAGCGGCAAGCGTTTTTGAAATCAGCTCATAAAGGCTGCGCTTATCTTTTTTAATGGTATCCGGCTTTTTATCAACTTTATTATAAATCATATTAATCGAAGGATTCTCCAGAATAATATCATTCATTAGTATCTTTTTATGAAGCCAGACTTCAAATATCCCAATATGGCGCAATCTTAAACGCGCCAGCTTTACCTGAAATAAGTGTGTTGGTGCATGCCCCAATTTCCTTCTTGTGTTAAAAACCGTGGTATCTGGCGAGAGTAAAATACTGTCAACAGTTACACTTCCGGTTAGCAGATTGAGGTGGATATCCTTAAAATCAATTTTATACAGATCAGCTGAGCCTTTGGAAACCACTTCTTTAATTTTTTTGCTCAGGATCGGTTTCCATTGCATACTGAAATAAAGCGATGCACAACCAACACTAACAATCAGGGCTAAAAGTACTCCAGCGAGCCATTTCCATATTTTCTTATTCCCTGATCCATTAACTGTCATATTTCTGTATTTAACTAATATTACAGATAATGGCCTATAATGTTTTTGATATTTGAAACGTTGAATGTCAATACAGCGTCTAAAAGGGGCAAATATCAGGCTGAACCTGATTTTTAAATGCTGCCAATTTGTCATTTACAAATTAAATTTAGTATTTTTGTCCCTTTAAGAATGTTACTCATTTATGATCGATTTACAGCTAACAGACAAAACACATGATGAAGGGCGCCAGGGTGAAGCTCTGATTGTTGATGCCCCAAAACTGCTTAATGCGAGGAAGCTATACATTGAAAGTTATGGTTGCCAGATGAACTTCGCTGATAGTGAAATTGTTGCCTCTATCCTGTTAGATCAGGGTTTTGAGACGACAGGTAATTATCAGGAAGCTGACGCAATCTTTATCAATACCTGCTCGATCAGGGAAAATGCAGAACAGCGTGTCCGTAACCGGTTATCACAGTTCGGTATAGAAAAACGTAAAAACCCTAAACTGATTGTCGGGGTTTTAGGCTGCATGGCAGAACGTTTAAAATCTAAATTCCTTGAAGAAGAGAAATTGGTGGATCTGGTTGTCGGGCCTGATGCTTACCGCGATTTGCCACAACTGATAGAACAGGTAGGTGATGGTCAGAAAGCAATCAACGTTTTGTTATCCAGAGAAGAAACTTACGCAGATATTAGTCCGGTCCGCTTAAACGGGAACGGGATTACTGCTTTCATTTCGATTATGCGTGGTTGTGATAATATGTGCTCTTTCTGCGTAGTTCCTTTTACAAGAGGGCGTGAACGTAGTCGTGATCCGCATTCTATTCTTGCTGAAGCACAGGATTTACATGACCGCGGTTATAAAGAAGTGACCCTGCTTGGACAGAATGTAGATTCTTACAAGTGGAAAGGTACGGCCGAAGCCGAAGATGGCGCTGAGATTATGGTCAACTTTGCCCAGTTACTGGAAAAAGTAGCATTGATCAGCCCTGAATTGCGTGTACGTTTCTCGACTTCACATCCAAAAGATATTACAGACGAAGTACTGCATACCATTCAAAAATATGATAACATCTGTAACAATATCCATTTACCGGTACAATCGGGAAGCAGCAGGGTATTGGACCTGATGAACCGTACTTATACCCGCGAATGGTATATCAACCGGATTGATGCCATCAGAAATATCATTCCTGATTGCGCAATCTCTACAGACATTATCGCTGGTTTCTGCACAGAAACTGAAGAAGAGCACCAGGAAACCTTATCCATGATGGATTATGTAGGTTACGATTTCGCATTCTGCTTCAGTTATTCTGAAAGACCAGGAACAATGGCTGCAAGAAAACTGGAAGATGATATCCCGGAAGACGTGAAAAAACGCCGTTTACAGGAAATCTTATTGAAACAACAGGCTACTTCTCATTACAGATTAGAGAAATCTGTAGGAAAAACAGTCCGCATTTTAGTAGAAGGTTTCTCTAAAAAGTCTGATAAAGACCTTTGCGGAAGAAATGACCAGAATGCCATGATCGTATTCCCGGCGGTAGAAAATGTAAAGCCAGGGCAATACGTAAATGTCATTATTGAGCGTTGTACATCAGCGACTCTACTGGGCAGAATTACAGCTTAAAAAATATACTCCAGTGAGAATTTAAATATAATTATTTTGGACGTACAAGATATTAAAAACCGATTTGGGATTATTGGTGGTTCTCCACTTTTAAACCGTGCTATAGATATTGCCAGGCAGGTAGCGCCAACGGATATGTCAGTATTAATTACTGGGGAAAGTGGTAGTGGAAAAGAAGTATTTTCACACATTATCCACCAGATGAGTACCCGTAAACATGGTGCTTTTATTGCCGTAAACTGTGGTGCCATTCCCGAAGGCACAATAGATTCAGAATTATTCGGACACGAGAAAGGCTCTTTTACCGGTGCTCACGAAGCACGTAAAGGATATTTCGAAGTGGCAAACGGAGGAACGATCTTTTTGGATGAGGTAGCGGAATTACCTTTAGGTACGCAGGCCCGTTTATTAAGAATACTGGAAAGTGGAGAATACCTGCGTGTAGGTTCTTCTAAAGTACAAAAGACTGATGTCCGTATTATTGCAGCGACAAACGTAGATGTATATAACAGGGTAAAATCAGGTAAGTTCCGTGAGGATTTATATTACCGCTTAAATACTGTGCCTTTGCGTATACCTGCTTTACATGAACGTAAAGAAGACATCTTCCTGCTGTTCAGAAAGTTTTCTGCTGATTTCAGCGATAAATACCGCAGTCCGGGTATCCACCTGGA of Pedobacter cryoconitis contains these proteins:
- the miaB gene encoding tRNA (N6-isopentenyl adenosine(37)-C2)-methylthiotransferase MiaB; its protein translation is MIDLQLTDKTHDEGRQGEALIVDAPKLLNARKLYIESYGCQMNFADSEIVASILLDQGFETTGNYQEADAIFINTCSIRENAEQRVRNRLSQFGIEKRKNPKLIVGVLGCMAERLKSKFLEEEKLVDLVVGPDAYRDLPQLIEQVGDGQKAINVLLSREETYADISPVRLNGNGITAFISIMRGCDNMCSFCVVPFTRGRERSRDPHSILAEAQDLHDRGYKEVTLLGQNVDSYKWKGTAEAEDGAEIMVNFAQLLEKVALISPELRVRFSTSHPKDITDEVLHTIQKYDNICNNIHLPVQSGSSRVLDLMNRTYTREWYINRIDAIRNIIPDCAISTDIIAGFCTETEEEHQETLSMMDYVGYDFAFCFSYSERPGTMAARKLEDDIPEDVKKRRLQEILLKQQATSHYRLEKSVGKTVRILVEGFSKKSDKDLCGRNDQNAMIVFPAVENVKPGQYVNVIIERCTSATLLGRITA
- a CDS encoding sigma-54 interaction domain-containing protein, encoding MDVQDIKNRFGIIGGSPLLNRAIDIARQVAPTDMSVLITGESGSGKEVFSHIIHQMSTRKHGAFIAVNCGAIPEGTIDSELFGHEKGSFTGAHEARKGYFEVANGGTIFLDEVAELPLGTQARLLRILESGEYLRVGSSKVQKTDVRIIAATNVDVYNRVKSGKFREDLYYRLNTVPLRIPALHERKEDIFLLFRKFSADFSDKYRSPGIHLEPDAIQMLSNYSWPGNVRQLKNIAEQICVLEKDRNVTAGALLNYIPNEGGSNLPMALNNGSNKEDFSERDILYKVLFDMKKDMMDLKKLVAEIIQSGGNTSHIMEENPHYINQLYQEVDQTVSNDSTFMIKKSPQNAPVDYNYTHDAEEVEESLSLIDKESDLIKKALKKHKGKRKFAAQELGISERTLYRKIKELNLN